The Musa acuminata AAA Group cultivar baxijiao chromosome BXJ1-8, Cavendish_Baxijiao_AAA, whole genome shotgun sequence genomic sequence GCGGCGTTTTGGATCGGTCGCGCTGCGAGAGATGCGGTTGCAGCTTTTCGGTACTGCGGATTTACCTTTTTCCGGGTGGGAATCGGTCTATGATCTTTGAACCTATTGCGAAAATTCCAGCAGAAATCTTATAAATGGAAGAATCGAGCTCCCTCCGGGGGAAAAGATTGTGGTGGTGTCTTTGGTGGGACAGAGTGCTTAAAGGTCGGCTTTTGTGCAGGAACCTCAATGGATATGGGTCCTGGTACGGATGGTTTCGCCACTGCGGATTGTGGATGGAGTGGGAGCCCGATTCCTTGTGATCCTTTTGCCCTCTCGGAGCTCGTCAATTTTGATGGTTATATTGAATCCTGCAGTCCTGCTACGATTGTGGACCAGATTTTTACTATGAGCTTTTCGATTGTTCAACAAACGCCTGGTGTGTGGGCTTCCCCCGCGCATCATCTCATTGCTGGAGACACTAGCGTTGCAGCTGGTACTTACTACAGCTGCGGGGAGAAGATGGCTTCACAAAAAGCTAATTTGCTGTTGGAGCTGCCGTCGCATCGCCCTGGGATGGATATTGCAAGTAGGAAGATTGGTTGCTTTGATTTTGATGACATATCGAATGAAGGGAACTCGACTGTTCCTAGACCTTTCGGAGGGGTATCTCTTCCAGACAGGATGCTTAGAGCACTGTCCTTGCTCAAGGAATCATCATGTGGTGGTGCAATTCTCGCCCAGGTCTGGATGCCCATTAGACAGGGCAACCATTATGTATTAAGCACCTCCGAACAGCCCTTTCTCTGCGACCAAAATCTTGCTGGATACCGTGAAGTTTCTAGGCATTTCACGTTTTCTACCAAGGATGCACCTGGTTTGTTTTTGGAGCTTCCTGGGCGTGTATTTATCAGTGGAAGACCAGAGTGGACCTCAAATGTCATCTATTACAAGAGATTTGAGTACTTGAGAGTGGACTATGCAGTCATTCATGATGTCCGTGGATCGCTCGCGGTGCCTATTTTTGATCCTGATGGATGTTCCTGTCATGCAGTACTTGAGCTTGTTACAACGATCGAAAAACCAAACTTTGATACAGAGATGGAAAGTGTTTCCAAGGCTTTGCAGGTTAGTGCTGCTGTATAGGACCTTATTTTTCTCTATTAATCAAATTGATTTGTTTTGCCAATATATAATGATGAAAGTCATGTTAAGGGTATTTAGTGTAGTATACTGCTTCCTCCGTTTGCATATTGTCCCTTGGTTTCTCAGAGGTCACAGGGACAGAAAGGGATCACTTGTTTGGATCCTTGCTCAAAGGCAGACAGATTCTCAAACTATGacttttttgttgtataagtctaTTTATCTCACTATCTGTTGGCTACCACAACTCATTGTGAGAGAACATGCTTGTCTTTGTTGGGTAGGTAAAATGGACATTTTAGCAGatgttttagattttttttccctTATGTTACTGTTTTTATTCTGTTCCTTCTGCAGGCTGTGAACTTGAGGAGCATAAAAGCACAGGCTCATCAACAGGTATTAATGAATACCGAGTAGTGACCATGTTTTGTATTAAGTGGGAATGAAGCTTTTAAAAGATGCTTACGAAAAAAGGTTCATTTTGCAGAGCTTCACAAAGAGTCAGATATCTATATTTTCGGAGATACATGATGTTTCGAGAGTTATTTGCCATGCACACATGTTGCCGCTTGCAATTACATGGATACCCATTTGGTGTGATGATGGTGCAATATACGAAGCCAAATTCGAGAAAGATGAAATAGGGGTGATGAAGCCAACTTCAAGGAGGACTATCCTCTGCATCCAAAAGTTGGCTTGCTACGTTAATGATAGACAAATGAAGGATTTTCTTCATGCATGTGCTGAACATCACCTCGAGAAAGGACAAGGTGTTGCTGGGAAAGCACTCCGATCAAACTATCCATTCTTCTCCCCTGATGTAAGAGTATATGATATACGTGAATATCCACTTGCACACCATGCCCGTAGGTTTGACCTTCGTGCTGCAGTTGCATTTAGGCTGAAGAGCACATACACTGGAAATGATGATTACATCGTAGAGTTCTTTCTGCCAATCAATTGCAGAGGCAGTGAAGAGCAACAACTCTTGTTAAGTTACCTCTCAAGTACCAtgcgaagaattcatgggagcttGAGAACTGTCCTGGATGCTGAAATAGGTGGGTCGGAGATCATGAGAGTAGGCAATCATAACGAAGCATCCTTAGGTTCCTCATCAACTGCCTTCTCAATGAAATCCTCTCAATTGATGGACGGCAATAGTGAAACAACTGCTGAAATGCATTTTGGTGTTCAGAATATGGAGTCTAATGAACAAAGTGCAGGTGCTCATCATGAGCAGGTGCTTGTCTTAGCTTTGACCTTTGTTTTGTGTCATGCTTTGAAGATAGTTGCTTTGGAACTTGAATTGTCAGTTTCATCATCTTGATTGATTGCCAAGATTCGAGTACTCTCTTTGTAAGGTGCTCAATGGTGCAGTACGTACTACTTAGTAAGTAAGCCAGTCTGCTAAAaggttaataataataaataaagttCAGTCTGCAGGTTGAGCTAATGGTTTATATCAACCAGATATTATGTATGTTAACTTGATGGATATGCTTGGTGTTTTTAGTATCTCAATAAGAACACTAATGGAATCTTGCTTATTCACTTTGTTGCACTGGTACTTATTATTATTCAAATTAAAGTTGTTTGTTCTATATGGTCCAATTCTACATTTCTTTTCTATTTTCCAGTTAAAGTCCATCTCAATGAAACATATGGAGAAAAAACGCAGCACAGCTGAGAAGAATATTAGCTTCAGTGTTCTTCAGCGTTATTTTTCTGGAAGTCTGAAGGATGCTGCAAACAGTATTGGTGGTGAGCTTTCTTTCTGTACCTTAGAACTTGGATATTATTGTCTAAAAGTAGTTCCTTGGCTTCACAATTATGACACATAAAAATGGTATTGTTCTCCTTTATAATGTAATCTTAAAGTTGTTTTACCTGGAAACAGTAGTTTATAGATCTTAAACTCTTCACTTGGAGATCATTTCTTTGAACATGTGATAACTGTGGCAGTTTGTCCGACAACATTGAAAAGGGCATGCAGACAATATGGAATTTTGAGATGGCCATCCCGCAAAATAAAAAAGGTCAATCGTTCACTGCAGAAGATCCAGAAAGTGATAAGGTCTGTACAAGGAGTTGATGGAGCACTAAAATATGATCCTTCTACTAGGTGCCTTGTTGCATCCGTCTCCCCGCCAGAAAACCCACCATTGATATCCTCAGAGCCAAAAGGTCAAGATCTTATGCCTGCTTCTTCTTCACACCACAGCGAAACAAATCACTCCATTGGGAAGGTGGAGCAAGATTGTTTTTTCCATGGCAGAAACCTAAGGGGGGCCATGTTAAAATGTGAAACAAATAAACTTGGTATCCCTTCGAATGACTGTCATAGAGACTTTACTTCTGATGGAGGTCTGTTACCATATGCTAACATGCAAGGTGCGTTGAGCTGGCCATCGTATTCAAAAGATGCTTCAGACAGTTCATATAATTCAAAAGAAGCAGTCTGTCAAGGTAGCAAAGATGGCTTAAGTTTCATGACCAATGAATGTCAGATTATGTCAAGAAACTTTAGTTTTGTAGCATTGCATCAAATGGCAATGGAAGTAGAGTGTAATGATGGAATCATAGAACACAGTCATCCTTCTTCCGGTATGACAGATTCATCTAACGGCCGTGCATTGAATCACCCTAGTTTTGAGAAAAGCAAGGCATTGATCTCCCAAATAGGCCCATTGATTACAGTGAAGGCTACATACAATGGTGACACTGTTCGATTCAAGTTCTTGCTGTCCATGGGTAGCCACCACCTGTTTGAGGAAATTGAAAGGAGATTCAAACTGCTGGCAGGAACATTCCAGCTCGAGCATATGGACAATGATGAAGAGTGGGTTCTGTTGGTGAATGACTCTGATCTGCAGGAGTGCATCAATGTACCAAATAATATTGGATCGAAGACGGTGAAGCTTCAAGTCCGAGATGTCCCTTGTAACATCGGCAGCTCGGCCAGTAGTAACTGCCTAAGGCCCATGAAGCCTTGAAGAGGAGAGTTAACTGATGCCTCATTAGTCTGTGAATTGGTTAGGCTATATCATTTTGGTAGTGGGTAATCAACATAGGAATCTTATCTTTAGGGATGCCAGTATGTCTCTCGTATTACCATGTTTACATATTCTAAATGTAAAATGGATATGAATTATTCAGTTAGTAAAGGTGCGGAGGAGCTTTCTTCTATATAGTATCCTATATTTTGCTGCAGCGGTTAACCCTTCAGATTGTGGGCAAGTCCTTGTGGGCTGTtacgttattattgtataagtgtaatttatatgtaatgaaatgttgtcgacagATTTGAATTGATATATCGTGTAAAAGTTTTAAAAGATCTCTCtcgtttgaaaattttgaaatattatgtttagtttatgatgatatgaaaattCATAGTAAATGGTTAGAGTTTTTTATTGTATAAATTTTtatacttgtggatttataagtgtagTTAATGTTTTGTTAATTGGTTTGAGTTTTCATAAAATTtgagtgatatgatatatgattataaactatacaGGTTTTATGCGGATGTGAATTTTGACTCTGAATGTTTCTTaacgtcctcaaatgttagtttgaatcctggattagattgttgatgaaaatttaatattattgatttaaaacaggatcacacctcttgaatgtgataattcgaaaGGGCATGACAGAGTACTTGAATGCACCTCCAATGCATGCAAATAAGTTTTCTCGGAAACTGTTTCGGTATTGTGGTTCAGTATCTTATACAGTTGGTGGTTGCTGGTTTTAATGAGTTATATCATCAGTCAATGTCTCCATATGTGGATTAGCGATTATTAACTTTGTCATCCAAAATCTTTTCAAGATGTCACTACAATTCTTGTCAGCTTCTGTAGTATCCTGCTGTTGATATTATTATTAAAGTGCATTCATGTTCAGCAGTGATCATGTTCTCTTTTTCCACTTCTTCTCAATCTCACAGGCTTCAGGTTACCAAAAGATAAATCCTGATGCCACCCACTCTAAAGACTTTATGGTGCACCTCATTTTTTCTTGTGTTGGTAATGCTTTGCATTTCAAGTGTTAGTAGGAGACACAGTAACCTTAACCCCATTGTAGTTAGAAAGGAGTCATAATTGGAGCCTTTCAACTCCAGTGAAGAACAGCCAAGAACACTTTTGAGATGGGCCAGGGTTATGATTTAAAACTGCCATTTAATCATTTTGTGTTTGTGGTTGCACCAACAAAATCATGATTTAGGGTCATTAGATTTGACCCTAACTAGATAAACTAATCATTGCACAAGATTGAGGACCTCAGGTAGTCCTTGTGACAGTGAAGGACCCTccatctgtttcctctgcagttcATATTTGTTCCTCTAATAGTTCTTTCTACCACATTCTAAGGAGGCCTGCCAAACCAAGAACAGTCATCCTACaataaagaaaggaagaaggaaaaggaCCACATTGCCATTCTAGAATCTGTTTAAGTGCAGCACAAATTGCACCACTCTGTTCACAGATCAACTCCAAGCTCTCATCCTCCAACTCTCCCATGTTTCTCCACTCACTATTGATGCAAAGGCAGAAGCACCCACAAAAAAGGCAAGCAAGAATCTGCACTCTTTACCACTCCTTTCCTGCATGCATGTTTTGCATCATATAGTCTCTGAACCTGAGTGACAGCACTAGAATTATACTGACCTTCAAACTATTCATGATACTTGAAGATCTTGATCGATGGCTTCTCACTTTCCAGGAAATCATGGTGTGGCAGAGTGATGGAGGTCATAATTCTATGGAAATCCGTAGTAAAACCTACAGCAGCAAAGTCTGAAGGGATTACAGCCAACTCCAACAAATCAAGGCTCAGAAAATGCACCTCTCTGAAGGCGGCTTCTTCGCTCACTCGAGTCTGTCTTTGTGCTCCAATCTCTTCCTACAATGAGGTGTTGCAAGCTGAAGTCTTGCCGCGAAGAAGCTACAGCTATTCGAGATCAAAGCCTTTCGCGGCACCACCAGAGAGGAGTGTCACAAGCATGAGAACATCCGGTGAAGGCCGGAGAGTGTTCAGGGGGAAGTCATTGACAGATGACATGATGATGAGAAGGTTTGTGGTGGAAGAGGAAGCCATGATGCAGCTGAAGAGGAGGAACCAAATGGAGTTCATCAGGAAGAGGAGTACCATGAGGAGGAGACAGATTGGACCCAGTCCTCTCAGTAGGATGGTAATGGCTGGAGAAGAATAGCTCTTATTACATGTTACAGGGGTGTTGTAACAAGTAGTGATACTTGCATTGCTGTTCTCTGCCTCTCAATGGCTTGTATGCAAACTCCTCATTTGGATCTTCATTTCTTCTTCATACTTTGTGTTTGGGGAATGATTGAGATTGTTTGTTACCACTTCATAATTCTAAGGTTAGCAATTGTATGTACCATATGGATCTGTACCAGTGTATCGAGTGCTGATACGTCTACACAACAAAAACAaattgaagaaacaaaaaaaagtacAAAGTTTGTATCATTTGGTAACAGGTGGTATAAGCCTTATACCAATTGGTACAAGCCTTATGCTAGATTTATTGTCAGATTTACCAGCTTCAAGTATCCATAAAAATCAATAGACTGTGGAATCGATAAATATCATCCTTACCAAACTATACCATATGACTGACTCTCTTATAGTTAGTAAGGATCAATCAGGACATATGAACTGAATCTTGGAGAGAAATCAAATGCCTTTTTGGCAAAAGATGAATGATGTTTAGCTTCTCTTCTTTCTATTTTCCATCACTTTACAAGAATGAATCTGATTGCAAGAAGAAAAGTTGATAAAATGATGGAGATAAAGAAGAATGGAGTGATAGGTGAAAGATTggcacctttttcttttctttgttaagGACAGCACCTGTTTTCAACATCTATCATTCCTTGTGGGTCAGTTTCTTTTGCTCATACAAATATAATTCCATTTAAGGTCCCTAACTTGGGGTGTAGGACCCAGATAGATTCTCTGGTTTAGGTTGCTGACAAGCCTAAAATGGGGTAGCTGTATTCACTTGAGGACAAAACCAAGTTTGACTTCATGATCCAGTGTATACACTATTGGAAAATAGAAAAACTTGTACTATTGTTATTTGTAACATTACAAACTATGCAAATTGGTTCCTACATACAAGTATGATTAACACATCTGAGATGCATAGATTGGTCAGCAGTTCAGGTCCAAATCCTACTCATGGTAAATAAGTTCAAGTGAGTTTTAACCTAATATCCTTATTTCTTGGGGGGTCATGCTAAAAGATTACCAAATTGGTGAAGACTACCATGACTAGAAATGTGGTTAATAACCCTTGATTGTTCAATGATCATTCTCCCAAATCTGAGGGGACATTCTAATGGTTAGTTAAAGCATAGTGTGTTCAGTCATGAGGAGATTTTGAGTACAATAAACATCTAGTAGACATGGTTATACTTGAAAGTAAGGAGTAAATTTAATCCCTCTCCagctgaagaagatgaagaaaataTAGTTACCAGAGGAATCTGATTAACTTCATGTAGAGATTTGTTGACCAGAACAAAAGCTACATGCAATATCCTGTGCTGTTCCTACAGGATCCTCTCTATGCAAACATACACTATGATGCTAGATTCAAGTCAAGGATACTGTgtctgtgtgtgagagagagggagagagagcatTCTTAAGATCTGCAATAAAGCTCCAAGGGTACATTGGCACTAGGGATCATGTACACTCACTCACCATCATGTCACTAGGCCTCACTTTAGTCACAGTCAGAAGTTGACaaggaaaagaaagaacataCTCCCAAAGAACACATCATTATTTCAcaatgattaactatgatgagatTCAAACTACATCAATGGAAAATACTTTGTACATAATCCAACAAATCATTTTATTAAGGTCGATCTTGTTTGATAGCATTCACTGTTAACTCAATGAATCAAAATGGTACAAACTAGACATAACTATACTGCAGTACCCAGAGATGTTACTATTTTCCAACAACAACACTACATAAAAGCATATCTAAGGAAGATTTGATAGGCCCTCCACCCACCACATATTTAACTTGAAGTGTAACAACAGAGTTGCTGAAAAAATGGCACAGAAAAAGGAGGTTAATGTGAAAATTGTCAAGATAAAGGTGTCTGGAAAGTCCTGCTAAAGTAAGTGCATGTTTTCTTTAATTTCTACAAAGCACCAGTTTCTTTAGTTTCTATAAAGCACTAGAGAACATATGAAGTTGTTAATATACAAATATGGCagaacaaaatatattataatttcaaaaaaaaatcagtGAAATTGTTATAAAATTTAGCTTACAGTAAATTGCCTTATTTTTTCAATATCCATgtgagtgaaaaagaaaaagtgtCAAACTTGTTCCAATTTTCTGATTTTCTTGCCTATACATCTCTTGTTGATGCACACAAAGGATaggttaaatttatttattttcataattctGCCTTCTTTTATCCAAAAGCCTATTTTAGCTTTTATAAACAAATATcagtttcaaaattttcaattgataTATTTGCCTAAGAGTTCCCCTGAGAATGTTGGCTCATGCAAGGCttaaaatgataattttcttcATTTAGGTTTAATGAATAATCATGCATTATGCAGGCTAATAGTGGAACACATTAAAGCcaataatctgaatttaaactaGTTACTTCCCTTATTTATTTTATCCAGAGAGACCATACACAAGCCACTCAGATCATCATCAATCTACAATACCTAATCAACAAAAAATGCTTCCCTTTGAGCAGTTCTACTTGGATAGTTTCTCCATGTAACTAGCTCCTGAACAAACCTGGTGTAACCTTGCAGTTGAAATCAGGAGATACAATTCTCAAATTGCAGATGTTCAAAAAATCAGCTAATTAAATGATGTTTTAAGAACAAATTCTTTAAATTCCTCAAATATCACTGGACACCAACTGGCTAAACTAACCACAAAAGGAAATTATGTGGCAAATGCAGATGTAAGAAAGAAGTAACTATTGCCAGACATAATGGGGTATTTGATGTTATTGGTAGCTAAGAATCAAGCTAGCTCCATgaccattagccaaaacccaccaTCCATCATGTGACAATCAACCAATTCAACATCatattgccaatgattttgcatgATCTAAAGCAATAAATTTGTACAGCTGCACTCTAATGATGTGCGGTAAACAAAATCAAAGATGCTAGAAAATAACTCTCGGTAAAAGCATGATTGCAGTTGGATGATTTATATAGTCTGTGCAGAATATGTTAAATGCATTACAGTGGCAGCATTACTGGAGCTCAGCAAAACAGCAGATGATGAATAAAATCCTGGAATTGCTCATGACTTGTG encodes the following:
- the LOC103995987 gene encoding protein NLP2 isoform X1; this encodes MDMGPGTDGFATADCGWSGSPIPCDPFALSELVNFDGYIESCSPATIVDQIFTMSFSIVQQTPGVWASPAHHLIAGDTSVAAGTYYSCGEKMASQKANLLLELPSHRPGMDIASRKIGCFDFDDISNEGNSTVPRPFGGVSLPDRMLRALSLLKESSCGGAILAQVWMPIRQGNHYVLSTSEQPFLCDQNLAGYREVSRHFTFSTKDAPGLFLELPGRVFISGRPEWTSNVIYYKRFEYLRVDYAVIHDVRGSLAVPIFDPDGCSCHAVLELVTTIEKPNFDTEMESVSKALQAVNLRSIKAQAHQQSFTKSQISIFSEIHDVSRVICHAHMLPLAITWIPIWCDDGAIYEAKFEKDEIGVMKPTSRRTILCIQKLACYVNDRQMKDFLHACAEHHLEKGQGVAGKALRSNYPFFSPDVRVYDIREYPLAHHARRFDLRAAVAFRLKSTYTGNDDYIVEFFLPINCRGSEEQQLLLSYLSSTMRRIHGSLRTVLDAEIGGSEIMRVGNHNEASLGSSSTAFSMKSSQLMDGNSETTAEMHFGVQNMESNEQSAGAHHEQLKSISMKHMEKKRSTAEKNISFSVLQRYFSGSLKDAANSIGVCPTTLKRACRQYGILRWPSRKIKKVNRSLQKIQKVIRSVQGVDGALKYDPSTRCLVASVSPPENPPLISSEPKGQDLMPASSSHHSETNHSIGKVEQDCFFHGRNLRGAMLKCETNKLGIPSNDCHRDFTSDGGLLPYANMQGALSWPSYSKDASDSSYNSKEAVCQGSKDGLSFMTNECQIMSRNFSFVALHQMAMEVECNDGIIEHSHPSSGMTDSSNGRALNHPSFEKSKALISQIGPLITVKATYNGDTVRFKFLLSMGSHHLFEEIERRFKLLAGTFQLEHMDNDEEWVLLVNDSDLQECINVPNNIGSKTVKLQVRDVPCNIGSSASSNCLRPMKP
- the LOC103995986 gene encoding uncharacterized protein LOC103995986 — encoded protein: MFLHSLLMQRQKHPQKRKSWCGRVMEVIILWKSVVKPTAAKSEGITANSNKSRLRKCTSLKAASSLTRVCLCAPISSYNEVLQAEVLPRRSYSYSRSKPFAAPPERSVTSMRTSGEGRRVFRGKSLTDDMMMRRFVVEEEAMMQLKRRNQMEFIRKRSTMRRRQIGPSPLSRMVMAGEE
- the LOC103995987 gene encoding protein NLP2 isoform X2, with the translated sequence MDMGPGTDGFATADCGWSGSPIPCDPFALSELVNFDGYIESCSPATIVDQIFTMSFSIVQQTPGVWASPAHHLIAGDTSVAAGTYYSCGEKMASQKANLLLELPSHRPGMDIASRKIGCFDFDDISNEGNSTVPRPFGGVSLPDRMLRALSLLKESSCGGAILAQVWMPIRQGNHYVLSTSEQPFLCDQNLAGYREVSRHFTFSTKDAPGLFLELPGRVFISGRPEWTSNVIYYKRFEYLRVDYAVIHDVRGSLAVPIFDPDGCSCHAVLELVTTIEKPNFDTEMESVSKALQAVNLRSIKAQAHQQSFTKSQISIFSEIHDVSRVICHAHMLPLAITWIPIWCDDGAIYEAKFEKDEIGVMKPTSRRTILCIQKLACYVNDRQMKDFLHACAEHHLEKGQGVAGKALRSNYPFFSPDLKSISMKHMEKKRSTAEKNISFSVLQRYFSGSLKDAANSIGVCPTTLKRACRQYGILRWPSRKIKKVNRSLQKIQKVIRSVQGVDGALKYDPSTRCLVASVSPPENPPLISSEPKGQDLMPASSSHHSETNHSIGKVEQDCFFHGRNLRGAMLKCETNKLGIPSNDCHRDFTSDGGLLPYANMQGALSWPSYSKDASDSSYNSKEAVCQGSKDGLSFMTNECQIMSRNFSFVALHQMAMEVECNDGIIEHSHPSSGMTDSSNGRALNHPSFEKSKALISQIGPLITVKATYNGDTVRFKFLLSMGSHHLFEEIERRFKLLAGTFQLEHMDNDEEWVLLVNDSDLQECINVPNNIGSKTVKLQVRDVPCNIGSSASSNCLRPMKP